The DNA region ATAACTGCAATCCTCAACAAGCTCGAGAGAGGAGAGAACCAAGTAAAGTCAGTGTACGTCAAAACCACCATGGGGCCTGCTGTAAAGGTAGAGAGGTGAGGTAAATGGCCCACGTAGCTGAATGGAAAAAGAAGGAAGTTGAAGAGTTGGCTAACCTCATCAAAAGCTATCCAGTGATAGCTTTGGTTAACGTTGCTGATGTTCCAGCTTACCCATTGTCCAAAATGAGAGAGACCCTTAAGGAGCAAGGTGTTCTCAGGGTTTCAAGGAACACACTCATTGATCTCGCAATCAAGAAAGCCGCTCAGGATATTGGAAAACCAGAGCTTGAAGAACTTGCAAAGCACATCCAAGGTGGAGCTGCCATCCTTGCAACGAACATAAACCCATTCAAGCTCTACAAGTTCCTCCAAGAGAGCAAGAAGCCAGCTCCTGCTAAGCCTGGTGCAGTGGTAAACAAAGATGTCGTTATTCCCGCAGGGCCAACATCATTAGCTCCCGGTCCTGTTGTTGGTGAGATGCAAGCTTTAGGAATCCCTGCAAGGATTGAAAAGGGTAAGGTTAGCATTCAAAAGGAGACAGTCGTTTTAAAAGCTGGCGAGACTATTACTCCTCAATTAGCCAACATCTTGAACAAGCTCGGTATAGAGCCTCTTGAAGTAGGTCTCGAGCTGTTGGCAGCTTACGAGGATGGATTAGTTTACGGCCCAGATGTCTTGGCTATTGATGAGGAGCAATACATCCAAATGCTCCAACAAGCCTACATGCACGCATTCAACTTGTCAGTTAACGTTGCCTATCCAACAAAGCAAACCATCGAGGCTATTATACAAAAGGCATTCATGGGCGCAAAGAACGTTGCAGTGGAAGCAAACTATATTACGAAAGACACTGCTGGCGACATACTTGGCAAGGCATTCAGGGTTGCTTTGCTCATAGCTCAAGAGTTGCCAGAGGACTTGCTTGACGAGAAGACCAAAGAGCTTTTAAACCAACAAGCTCAATTAGCTGTTGCCGCTCAACCTCAACCACAAGAGGAGAAGGTTGAGGAAGCTGAAGAGGAAGAGGAGGAAGAAAAAGAGGAAGAGGAGGCCCTCGCAGGATTGGGGGCATTGTTTGGTTGATTCCCTTTCCATTTCCCTCGTATCGAGAATAAGTGAAAAATAAAGATAATTTGGAGGTGCAAAAGATGGAGTACGTGTATGCTGCTTTGTTATTACACGCCGCTGGTAAGGAGATAAACGAGGAGAACATCAAGGCTATCTTGCAAGCTGCTGGTGTTGAGGCTGACGACGCTAGAGTTAAAGCTTTAGTTGCAGCTCTTGATGGCGTTAACATCGAAGAGGTTATTGAAAAGGCTGCCATGCCAGTAGCAGTTGCCGCAGCTCCAGCTGCTGCTCCAGCTGCAGCTGAAGAGGCACCAGCTGCCGAGGAAGAGGAAGAAGAAGAGGAAGAGGAGAAGGAAGAAGAGGCTCTCGCTGGACTTGGAGCCCTCTTCGGCTGAAGGGCTCTTCCTTATTTCCTCTCTATTTCAACTTTTCTGAGCATTTAATCGCAAAGCTTATTATGAGGTGCTTGTATTTTCTTATGTGAGAGCTATGGATGAAGTTCTGCCTCCTGATTTGCAGAAGAAGAGGGAAAAAGGAATTGATGAGTATCTTTCTCAAGGTTTTGACTTCGTAATATCCCACCCTAAAATTTTAGCTCCATTTGTCCCGGGGATTTTAGCCACTCTTGCTTATTTGGTGTATATTTTTAAAGCTCTTCCAAGCGTAGCTTCGTTGTTTCGTCCTACTTCAGAGGCTTTAATCTTCTTTGCCTCAAAGTCGTTCATATTTTGGTCAATAGTAGTCGCTTTATTCGTTACCATATCCTCATTAATAGGCATGGTCGCCATAGCTTACTACCTCTTAAAAGAGGCGGATTATAATAAAGCCTTCAAAGCAGGGCTTGGGAAGCTTCCAATTGCTCTCTTGAACTTGATA from Palaeococcus pacificus DY20341 includes:
- a CDS encoding 50S ribosomal protein L10, producing the protein MAHVAEWKKKEVEELANLIKSYPVIALVNVADVPAYPLSKMRETLKEQGVLRVSRNTLIDLAIKKAAQDIGKPELEELAKHIQGGAAILATNINPFKLYKFLQESKKPAPAKPGAVVNKDVVIPAGPTSLAPGPVVGEMQALGIPARIEKGKVSIQKETVVLKAGETITPQLANILNKLGIEPLEVGLELLAAYEDGLVYGPDVLAIDEEQYIQMLQQAYMHAFNLSVNVAYPTKQTIEAIIQKAFMGAKNVAVEANYITKDTAGDILGKAFRVALLIAQELPEDLLDEKTKELLNQQAQLAVAAQPQPQEEKVEEAEEEEEEEKEEEEALAGLGALFG
- the rpl12p gene encoding 50S ribosomal protein P1 is translated as MEYVYAALLLHAAGKEINEENIKAILQAAGVEADDARVKALVAALDGVNIEEVIEKAAMPVAVAAAPAAAPAAAEEAPAAEEEEEEEEEEKEEEALAGLGALFG